A section of the Arcobacter roscoffensis genome encodes:
- a CDS encoding bifunctional riboflavin kinase/FAD synthetase has translation MKKNFSTLVNKNTITSIAIGGFDGMHAAHQKLFEKLDENGAILSIESGYANLTPKSHRQEYSKYPIYYYVLDNIKHLEGREFIKLLKEEYPNLKKIVVGFDFCFGKGRKNCVKELDELFDGEVEVLDEIKLDDIAVHSRVIRQYLKDGDIKTANKLLGKEYKIYGKHIKGQGLGAKSFVPTINLFIEEFLLPNEGVYATKTILNEKEYNSITFLGHRVTTDGSYAVETHILDEEVKNEEFIVQVKFFEKLRDNAKFDSFDDLKKQILLDIKKANLYLQNL, from the coding sequence ATGAAGAAGAACTTTTCTACTTTAGTAAATAAAAACACAATAACTTCTATAGCAATAGGAGGCTTTGATGGAATGCATGCAGCACATCAAAAACTTTTTGAGAAGCTAGATGAAAATGGTGCAATTTTATCTATAGAATCGGGCTACGCAAACTTAACACCTAAAAGTCACAGACAAGAGTATTCAAAGTATCCTATTTACTACTATGTACTTGATAATATCAAACATCTTGAAGGAAGAGAGTTTATTAAACTTTTAAAAGAAGAGTATCCGAACTTAAAAAAAATAGTGGTTGGATTTGATTTTTGTTTTGGTAAAGGTAGAAAAAACTGCGTAAAAGAACTAGATGAACTTTTTGATGGAGAAGTTGAGGTTCTTGATGAGATTAAACTAGATGATATAGCTGTTCACTCAAGAGTAATAAGACAATACCTAAAAGATGGTGATATAAAAACAGCAAACAAACTTCTAGGGAAAGAGTATAAAATCTACGGAAAACACATCAAGGGTCAAGGCTTAGGAGCAAAAAGTTTTGTACCAACAATAAACCTTTTCATAGAAGAGTTTTTACTACCAAATGAAGGTGTTTATGCTACAAAAACTATACTAAATGAAAAAGAATACAACTCTATAACTTTCTTAGGACATAGAGTAACAACTGATGGTAGTTATGCAGTTGAAACACATATATTAGATGAAGAAGTAAAAAACGAAGAGTTTATTGTACAAGTTAAATTTTTTGAAAAATTAAGAGATAATGCAAAATTTGATAGTTTTGATGATTTGAAAAAGCAGATTCTTTTGGATATAAAAAAAGCTAATTTATATCTACAAAACTTATAG
- the tlyA gene encoding 23S rRNA (cytidine-2'-O)-methyltransferase TlyA produces the protein MRLDQYLKDNFQIQSRNKASELIKANKIKVDNKIVSKPSLDVNETNKIEILEDEFYVSRAAYKLKHFLEELPSLKLENKNALDIGSSTGGFTQILLNQNVKSVTCVDVGSNQLHEKIKSDKRISFFENTDVRDYKNENGFEIVTCDVSFISILNIIEDINRLSTKDIIILFKPQFEVGTNVKRDKKGVVKDKKAIENARTKFLDNTKLLNWELKYNSKSKLQGKDGNEEELFYFSK, from the coding sequence ATGAGATTAGACCAATACCTAAAAGACAACTTTCAAATACAAAGTAGAAATAAAGCAAGTGAACTTATAAAAGCAAATAAAATAAAAGTAGATAACAAAATAGTTTCAAAACCATCTTTGGATGTAAATGAAACAAATAAAATCGAAATACTTGAAGATGAGTTTTATGTAAGTCGAGCTGCGTATAAACTAAAACACTTTTTAGAAGAACTTCCAAGTTTAAAACTTGAAAATAAAAATGCCCTTGATATAGGAAGTAGTACAGGTGGATTTACACAAATACTTCTAAATCAAAATGTAAAAAGTGTAACTTGTGTAGATGTTGGTTCAAACCAATTACATGAGAAAATAAAAAGTGACAAAAGAATTAGCTTTTTTGAAAATACAGATGTACGAGACTACAAAAATGAAAATGGCTTTGAAATAGTAACTTGCGATGTGTCTTTTATTTCTATTTTAAATATTATTGAAGATATAAATAGATTAAGCACTAAAGATATAATCATCTTATTTAAGCCTCAGTTTGAAGTTGGAACAAATGTAAAAAGAGATAAAAAAGGTGTGGTAAAAGACAAAAAAGCAATAGAAAATGCTAGAACTAAATTTTTAGATAACACTAAACTTTTAAATTGGGAACTAAAATACAACTCAAAAAGTAAACTACAAGGAAAAGATGGAAATGAAGAAGAACTTTTCTACTTTAGTAAATAA